The genomic region ACAAATGATTTTCCACGATACTGGAGTACCTGGACTCGAGCAGAGCGTGCATTTTTTGAGGTTTCCGCAACCATGGCTTACCCCTTGGAACCTGTGCAATGCAGCAGTGGGGTAGGGCAAGAGCCCCAAGGCTCGTTGGCAGCAGGTGAAATCACCGCGCTGGGGCTGCCTGTGTCGCTATCAACAACAGGAGTAATCAGCACTACGAGTACGCTGTGCCCTGTGGTGCGGACACGGCTGCCGCCCAAACCGAAGAATCCAGGATCCCCTACGCCAGACTTGGTTGCGTTTTCGCTGTTCTCCTCAAAACCAGTCAGTACGAGGGTTTGACCGCTGCGCAATTTGACCTTGGGCGACAGATTCTTGGTGTCGTAATCCGCTGTCTGGACACTGGAGCCGTTGCTCGTAAAAGTGGTGAAGGTCGGTTTGCTACTCATGCTCAGGGTGATCATCAGCAACATGTTGTCCTGGTCGATGATTCGAGGGAGCAACATCATGTTGAAGCCGCTGGTGATAGTCGCGGGGGTGAGCGAAGTAGACGATCCAACGGAAGCCGTAGTGGTTGTCGAGCTTGATGCGACATAGCTCTTTACGTTGCCGATCTGGATGGGTGCCGGCTGCAGATTCAGCGTGGTGACCGACGGCGAGCGAACGTTCGAGATTCGGCCCTGTTCGGAAAGTGCTTTGATGATTAAGTTGGAGCCAGCCCAAGGAGACTTCGACGTGTCCAAAATACTCAACGAGCCCGACACCGCGCCCGTGCTTATGCCGGTGGTGGCATTCTTCAGCGAAAAGCCCCATTTGTTGCTCAAGGACGTATAGACAGCCGTCCAGTCCAGGCCGGTCTGGTCTGTGTCGGTGAGAGTTACCTCGAAAACTTTGACGTTGAACAACACCTGACGGGTGATACTGCTGTTGATCGAATTCAGGTATTTAGCAACGTTTGAGAGTACTTCTGGTCGATCACTTACCGTCAGGGTGCCAGTGGAACGCGAGAGGAACATCCGACCTTGGGGCTGTTGGCTCAGCATCGCCTTGACGTTTTTTTCAATGTCTCCGATCAGCGAGGTCTTGATGGTAACGGTGGTGCTCTGGTTGCTGCCTGATTCACCCGATGCACCTGTCGACGAAGATCCGCCGCCACCACCACCGGAACTGCTCCCGCTGCCTGTAGCGGTCAGCAAGCCCGACTTCACTGTGCTTTCAATGACCTGGTCATCACCAAATGCCCAGACGTCGAACGTCTTGGTGTCGAAGTAAGTGACATGCACGCTTCGATCATCGGAGGAATAATTCCACGCTAAGCCCAACTGGGAGGTCGCTTGATTCAACAACCCTGACAGCTTGCCGCTGTACTTAATGGGGAATGTGTTGGGTGCAGTCAGCCCAATCGAATTCATTGAGCGGGCGTTGCTCGGAACATTGCCGATGACGCCGGCGGGCATGAAGTTGGTCAGGTTGTCGGCAGAGCCCAAACCAGGTGGAACTGCAGGTCCTGAGTTGCCCTGCGTCGAACTGGAAAGGACACTTGGGTCGATTGCGTCAGGGGCTACGATGACCGGTACACCACATTCACTAGTGATGTACTGCGCGATCTCAGCGATCCCAACGTTATATGAGGGGCGATAGGTGATGTCGCAATCCATGGTCAGCGGTAAACCACGCTTGGCGACCAGCGGTTTTTTGGACACCCATGGTTTGTCGCTGAACACCACCGTAGCGCGCGCGGACTCTTGCTGCTGATTTCTCAGAAATCGGCTGTATTGAGAGGCTGTCGCAGCGTCATTTTCAGCTCGGCTGGCCGATTCATTCACACGCTGCAGCGAACAGGAACTCACCAGTGCGACGATAAGTGACAAGGCTGTGCTTTTGATCCAGAGACGAGCAGTCATCATTTGTTCCTCTCTGTAATAAAAATCAGCCGCTGTGAGGAGTTACTGTCGACCACATCGACCAGAAAGGACCGTGGAGCCGAGTCGTAGAGAGGGAAAATCGACCCAATGGCTTCTTGGAAACTGCCCTCAAATCGAAGTGGAGCGTCAATTGAGTAATCCAAATCATCGACCTGCCACATCAGTTTCCAGCCCGCTTTTTCAGCCCAGCCTTCGACGGTTTGACGAAGGGTTGAGCCAGTTGAAGCCGTCCATGTCTGGGCCAGCGGCTTCGGCGCTGCAATGTCCGTCGCAACCGGCTTTGGCGCTGCAGAAACTGCGGACGGCGCGGTGACCAGTTTCGGAGTTGAAGCGGCCTTGGCATCTGGGTTGCTGGACGAAGTCGAGGCCGGACTCTGAGTCGGCAAGGCAGACGTTTGTTTTGTAGAGCCATCCTTGGTAATCACCGTAGGAGGGGCCACGGTTTTGGCTGGTGCAGCGTTCGCCACAGGGGTAGCGGCTGATGCCGTTGTTGTGAAAGGCGCTGTTTGGGGAACGGCGGCGACTACTACTTGGCTGCCCGCATCATTGTTATTGCTCTTCGCTGCGATAGGCTGTGCAGCTGTCGATGTGTTGAGTTGAGCAATCTGAGTTGATGCAGGACGTGGAGAGTCCGGGAGCTGGTAGCCAGGGCGCAGGACGTAGCACACCTGACGGTTGACCTCGTCGACCTTCACCTGCCAGGCCGGACCTGCGAGCACCTGCAGGGTGTTACGCAGGGTCATAGGGCCAAGTTTATATTGGGCTGCTGGGAGTGGTCGGGTGTAAAGGATGTTGACGTGGCCAGAGTCTGCCGAGCAAAGCGTATAACCTGAACGGTCCACCACGTACTGCATGGCCTCATGCACATTTGGGTGCATGTTGGCTGGAATGCTGATGTCGATAATCTGAGCCATCAGGTCACGTTGGCCAGAATCTGGCAGCGTGCTGACGAGGGTGTAGCGGCCATAGCGCACTACTGGTTCTTTTTCAGGAACGGCGCCGCCAGGATAGAGGTCTGGCGTCAACATGTCCGGATTGCGACTGCTGTCGAAAGCGGGCTTGGGTGTCTGCGCCGTTTGGGTCGTGCAACTGGCGATTAACGCTAGAAGCGAGAGCGTGGTGACGTGCCTGATCATGTGCCGAGAGGCCCCCTGTAATGATAGGGGAACGGTGACAGGCTGGTACCAGCTGCGCAGTAGGAAATAGAAAACTACGTCTATAGGTATTTATAGGCTATACAAAGATGACGCGACCGAGGTGGAAAATTACCTAGTATCTGATCACCCATTTCCATTCACGCTGAGCATTCATTTGCATTCACGCTGACCACTCAATTGCATTCGACCTGACCAGCTATCCTGCCATTACGCCTAGAGTAATGAATCCAAAATCGCGTTCAGCGAACATCCATTCGAACATCAAATCTCCGTCCGCGTGCTGAGGCGATTGTTAATCCCTCCTGGTCGTTACCCTGTGGTCGACCGGTGAGCATTGATCCCCATCGTTAACTCCCGCCACAGGCATTTGTGCAAGCAGGCTGAACGTGGTTAAATCTGCATATTCGATTATCCACATATGCAGAGCGATTGCTTATGAGCCTTACACCACACACATTCTTCAAGTGCTTGGGTGATGAAACTCGCGCCCGGATCATGCTCATGCTTTCGGCTGAGGGTGAGTTGTGCGTGTGCGAGTTAATCTGGGCACTGGACGATAACCAGTCGAAGGTCTCCAGGCATCTTGCCCAACTGCGTGCTTGCGGGTTACTCGCAGATCGGAGGCAGGGTCAGTGGGTTTACTACCGGCTGCATCCCGAGCTTGAACAGTGGGCACTGGATGTTCTGAACGTCACTACGCAGGCACACCAGTCCTGGGTTAACGACCATCAAGGACGGCTGGCTTCCATGGAAGACAGACCCGTGCGCCAAGCCTCCTGCTGCTGACATCCTGATCTGGAACATACTCATGCTCATCGCAGCATCGATTTTCGTAGTTACGCTCGTCTTTGTTATCTGGCAACCCAAGGGGTTAGGTGTCGGCTGGAGCGCGGCAGCGGGTGCCGTTCTGGCACTACTGACTGGCGCCGTAAGTCTAGGGGATGTGCCGGTTGTGTGGCACATCGTCTGGAACGCTACCGCGACCTTCATTGCTGTGATCATCATCAGTTTGTTGCTCGATGAAGCGGGATTCTTCAAATGGGCGGCGCTTCATGTCGCTCGCTGGGGTCGGGGCAAAGGCGGACGTCTGTTTGCGCTGATGATCCTGCTCGGTGCAGCCGTTTCGGCACTGTTCGCCAATGATGGAGCCGCACTGATTCTGACCCCAATCGTCATCGCGATGCTGACGGCGCTTCGCTTCAGCCCGGCATCCACCTTGGCATTCGTGATGGCCGCAGGCTTCATCGCTGATACCGCCAGTCTGCCGATGGTGGTGTCCAACCTGGTGAACATCGTTTCGGCAGACTTTTTTGGCGTGGGTTTCGGTGAATACGCTTCTGTCATGTGGCCAGTGAACCTAGTGGCCGTGGCCGCGACACTGTTCATGCTCTGGATGTTCTATCGCAAGGACATTCCCGCCCAGTACGACGCGGATCAGCTTGAGGCCCCGGAGTCGGTGATTCGAGATCGGGCGACCTTCATTGCTGGCTGGTGGGTACTTGGCCTGCTGCTGGTTGGTCTGTTCGCACTGGAGCCGTTAGGTATCCCCATCAGCGCTGTTGCTGCTGCGTGTGCAATGATCCTGCTGGTCATCGCAGGTAAAGGCCAAATCATCTCCACGAGAAGGGTCATCAAGGACGCGCCCTGGCAAATTGTCGTGTTTTCGCTGGGCATGTATCTGGTGGTCTATGGCCTGCGTAATGCTGGCCTAACCGACTCGCTCTCGGGGCTGCTGAACATATTTGCCGAGCA from Pseudomonas synxantha harbors:
- a CDS encoding PilN family type IVB pilus formation outer membrane protein, with the protein product MTARLWIKSTALSLIVALVSSCSLQRVNESASRAENDAATASQYSRFLRNQQQESARATVVFSDKPWVSKKPLVAKRGLPLTMDCDITYRPSYNVGIAEIAQYITSECGVPVIVAPDAIDPSVLSSSTQGNSGPAVPPGLGSADNLTNFMPAGVIGNVPSNARSMNSIGLTAPNTFPIKYSGKLSGLLNQATSQLGLAWNYSSDDRSVHVTYFDTKTFDVWAFGDDQVIESTVKSGLLTATGSGSSSGGGGGGSSSTGASGESGSNQSTTVTIKTSLIGDIEKNVKAMLSQQPQGRMFLSRSTGTLTVSDRPEVLSNVAKYLNSINSSITRQVLFNVKVFEVTLTDTDQTGLDWTAVYTSLSNKWGFSLKNATTGISTGAVSGSLSILDTSKSPWAGSNLIIKALSEQGRISNVRSPSVTTLNLQPAPIQIGNVKSYVASSSTTTTASVGSSTSLTPATITSGFNMMLLPRIIDQDNMLLMITLSMSSKPTFTTFTSNGSSVQTADYDTKNLSPKVKLRSGQTLVLTGFEENSENATKSGVGDPGFFGLGGSRVRTTGHSVLVVLITPVVDSDTGSPSAVISPAANEPWGSCPTPLLHCTGSKG
- a CDS encoding arsenic transporter — its product is MLIAASIFVVTLVFVIWQPKGLGVGWSAAAGAVLALLTGAVSLGDVPVVWHIVWNATATFIAVIIISLLLDEAGFFKWAALHVARWGRGKGGRLFALMILLGAAVSALFANDGAALILTPIVIAMLTALRFSPASTLAFVMAAGFIADTASLPMVVSNLVNIVSADFFGVGFGEYASVMWPVNLVAVAATLFMLWMFYRKDIPAQYDADQLEAPESVIRDRATFIAGWWVLGLLLVGLFALEPLGIPISAVAAACAMILLVIAGKGQIISTRRVIKDAPWQIVVFSLGMYLVVYGLRNAGLTDSLSGLLNIFAEHGLWAATLGTGITAALLSSIMNNMPSVLIGALSIQGSDATGLVREAMIYANVIGCDLGPKITPIGSLATLLWLHVLAQKNIRITWGYYFKVGSILTLPILLVTLVALASRLSIPV
- a CDS encoding metalloregulator ArsR/SmtB family transcription factor, encoding MSLTPHTFFKCLGDETRARIMLMLSAEGELCVCELIWALDDNQSKVSRHLAQLRACGLLADRRQGQWVYYRLHPELEQWALDVLNVTTQAHQSWVNDHQGRLASMEDRPVRQASCC
- a CDS encoding TcpQ domain-containing protein, which produces MIRHVTTLSLLALIASCTTQTAQTPKPAFDSSRNPDMLTPDLYPGGAVPEKEPVVRYGRYTLVSTLPDSGQRDLMAQIIDISIPANMHPNVHEAMQYVVDRSGYTLCSADSGHVNILYTRPLPAAQYKLGPMTLRNTLQVLAGPAWQVKVDEVNRQVCYVLRPGYQLPDSPRPASTQIAQLNTSTAAQPIAAKSNNNDAGSQVVVAAVPQTAPFTTTASAATPVANAAPAKTVAPPTVITKDGSTKQTSALPTQSPASTSSSNPDAKAASTPKLVTAPSAVSAAPKPVATDIAAPKPLAQTWTASTGSTLRQTVEGWAEKAGWKLMWQVDDLDYSIDAPLRFEGSFQEAIGSIFPLYDSAPRSFLVDVVDSNSSQRLIFITERNK